A segment of the Thiohalobacter sp. genome:
GCTGTTTTCTTTTCCACCGCTCCCGCCGCGCAGGAGATGACTCCGCCGAGGCAACTGACCTTCGGTTTCCTGCCCATCGTCAGCACGGAACGGCTGGTGCGCCGCTTCGGCCCGCTGGTGGACTATCTCTCCCGGTCTCTCGGGCGGCTGGTGCGCATGGAAACGGCGCCGGACTTCGAGACCTTCCTGCGTCGCACCCAGCATGAAAGGCGCTATGACTTGCTGTTCACGGCCCCCCATTTCTACTATCTGGCCCGGCGGCAGGCAGGCTACCGCGCCCTGGTGCGGGTGGACCGGCCCGGGATGCGCGCAGTCATCGTCGCACCGCGGACAGGGCCGCTGAGGACGCTCGCCGACCTGCGCGGCCGCCGGCTGGCCACCGTGGATCCACTGGCGCTCGCCACCATGCTGGTGCGTGCGCGGCTGCAAGAAGCCGGGCTGGATCCGGACCGGGATCTCGTGCTGGTGCCGACGCCCAGCCACAATGCCTCGCTGCTCAGCGCCCTGCAGGGACAAGCAGAGGC
Coding sequences within it:
- a CDS encoding phosphate/phosphite/phosphonate ABC transporter substrate-binding protein gives rise to the protein MSGLAVALCLMAVFFSTAPAAQEMTPPRQLTFGFLPIVSTERLVRRFGPLVDYLSRSLGRLVRMETAPDFETFLRRTQHERRYDLLFTAPHFYYLARRQAGYRALVRVDRPGMRAVIVAPRTGPLRTLADLRGRRLATVDPLALATMLVRARLQEAGLDPDRDLVLVPTPSHNASLLSALQGQAEAASLMLPLFEQAAPGLRASLRVLANTGVSPHMPISVAPWVQPELAARIRELLLGLRETPEGRALLKHLNWPGLTTVASGSYEGLAWAAPALDTALGDGAP